In a single window of the Tellurirhabdus bombi genome:
- the proS gene encoding proline--tRNA ligase — MAKAIPSRSENYSEWYNELVKKADLAENSAVRGCMVIKPYGYSIWEKMQRALDDMFKETGHTNAYFPLFIPKSYLSKEASHVEGFAKECAVVTHYRLKNAEDGSGVIVDPEAKLEEELIVRPTSETVIWSTYKNWIQSYRDLPLLINQWANVVRWEMRTRLFLRTAEFLWQEGHTAHATAEEAIEETNQMLEVYARFAEEWMAVPVIRGAKTANERFAGANETLCIEAMMQDGKALQAGTSHFLGQNFAKAFDVQFLNKSNQQEYVWGTSWGVSTRLMGALVMAHSDDAGLVLPPKLAPIQVVIVPICKNEEQLAQLTDRIKPVIQALKKLGISVKFDDSDNNKPGWKFAEYELRGVPVRLAMGMRDFENNTVEVARRDLKTKETVSFDGIVEHIQNLLVDIQETIYKKALQFREENTFRVDTYAEFKEQIEKGGFIMAHWDGTSETEEAIKEETKATIRCIPLNAEEEDGVCIYTGKPSRKRVVFARAY, encoded by the coding sequence ATGGCAAAAGCAATTCCTTCGCGCAGCGAGAACTACTCGGAGTGGTATAATGAACTAGTAAAAAAGGCTGATCTGGCCGAAAACTCAGCCGTTCGCGGGTGCATGGTCATCAAGCCTTATGGCTACTCGATCTGGGAGAAAATGCAACGGGCATTGGACGATATGTTCAAGGAAACAGGGCACACAAATGCCTATTTCCCCCTTTTTATTCCTAAATCGTATCTGAGCAAAGAGGCATCGCACGTAGAGGGTTTTGCAAAAGAATGCGCCGTAGTGACGCATTACCGGCTAAAGAACGCAGAGGACGGTTCGGGGGTAATCGTGGATCCGGAAGCCAAGCTAGAAGAAGAGCTGATTGTTCGGCCAACGTCGGAAACGGTAATCTGGAGTACGTACAAAAACTGGATTCAGTCTTACCGGGATTTACCCCTGCTCATTAACCAGTGGGCCAACGTGGTTCGCTGGGAGATGCGTACCCGCTTATTCCTGAGAACGGCAGAGTTTTTGTGGCAGGAAGGCCATACCGCGCACGCTACTGCCGAAGAGGCCATCGAAGAAACCAACCAGATGCTTGAAGTTTATGCCCGTTTTGCCGAAGAATGGATGGCAGTTCCTGTCATTCGGGGGGCGAAAACGGCTAACGAGCGCTTTGCGGGAGCCAACGAAACGCTTTGTATCGAGGCCATGATGCAGGACGGAAAAGCGTTGCAGGCGGGCACATCGCACTTTTTAGGGCAGAATTTTGCCAAAGCGTTTGATGTTCAATTCCTTAACAAATCGAACCAGCAGGAATACGTCTGGGGAACATCCTGGGGAGTAAGTACCCGTTTGATGGGCGCTCTGGTTATGGCTCACTCGGATGACGCCGGGTTGGTTTTGCCGCCAAAACTAGCTCCTATTCAGGTGGTTATTGTGCCTATCTGCAAGAACGAAGAGCAGCTTGCTCAACTGACGGATAGAATCAAGCCCGTCATTCAGGCGTTGAAAAAGCTGGGAATCAGCGTTAAATTCGACGACAGCGACAACAACAAGCCCGGCTGGAAATTTGCTGAATACGAACTACGTGGGGTTCCCGTGCGGTTGGCTATGGGCATGCGCGACTTCGAAAATAACACCGTCGAAGTGGCCCGTCGCGATCTGAAAACCAAAGAGACCGTGTCTTTCGATGGCATTGTGGAGCATATCCAGAATCTGCTGGTCGATATTCAGGAAACCATTTACAAAAAAGCCCTGCAATTCCGGGAAGAGAACACGTTCCGGGTGGATACGTACGCCGAATTTAAGGAGCAGATCGAAAAAGGTGGCTTTATTATGGCCCACTGGGATGGAACTTCGGAAACCGAAGAGGCCATCAAAGAAGAAACAAAAGCTACTATTCGCTGCATTCCGTTGAACGCAGAGGAAGAAGATGGAGTTTGTATCTACACCGGCAAGCCATCCCGCAAACGCGTGGTGTTTGCCCGGGCTTATTAA
- a CDS encoding pilus assembly protein: protein MKAKRTLPYVALAAFLSLVGCSTGQRLAQNGGEVDDLYGSSSDGAVYVAKQQRESRQLSEEPARRKSNNPDYFESEDEQKMAWGDEYYSDLSTRKISRGLSADPGWNTSNYNDGFVDGFNSANYAAMNNSWRWNRWGWNSASLWSGIGFGIGVSPWGWGNSWGMNRWGGMGMGSFYDPFWGSSFAYGGNPFYSPWGGGWGGGYGFYDSFYNPYGYGGYYGGGNGWYNRGVAIVNNNGNIGAARNRMVGARGTDRRDRYNDNFVNSPRSGNTNSGGRRASGYDSPSYSSNRDRSGTSASGRANNSGSYYYANPNNAGGRTSGGSYNNSGSTDTYYSRPRNTESRGNSRGTYTAAPRSNDGSNYRYSAPQQQSQSYSRPSYESRGSSNSNSQPSYSPSRTQSQPSYSAPTPSYSGGSRGGGGSSSGGGGGYSGGSSRGPR from the coding sequence ATGAAAGCAAAACGTACATTACCATATGTTGCGCTAGCCGCTTTCCTCAGTCTGGTGGGGTGTAGCACTGGCCAACGACTTGCCCAAAACGGGGGTGAGGTAGACGATCTCTACGGATCTTCGTCCGATGGAGCAGTCTATGTGGCCAAGCAGCAACGGGAATCCCGTCAATTATCAGAAGAACCAGCACGCCGGAAGAGCAATAACCCAGACTATTTCGAGTCGGAAGACGAACAGAAAATGGCCTGGGGTGATGAGTATTACAGCGATTTGTCGACCCGCAAAATAAGCCGTGGTCTTTCGGCTGATCCAGGTTGGAATACAAGCAACTACAACGATGGTTTTGTGGATGGCTTTAACTCGGCCAACTATGCGGCCATGAACAACTCCTGGCGTTGGAACCGCTGGGGCTGGAACAGTGCCAGCTTGTGGTCGGGTATCGGCTTTGGCATTGGAGTCTCGCCTTGGGGCTGGGGCAATTCCTGGGGTATGAACCGCTGGGGCGGCATGGGAATGGGTAGTTTCTACGATCCATTCTGGGGTAGCTCTTTCGCCTATGGTGGTAATCCATTCTATTCTCCCTGGGGAGGTGGTTGGGGTGGTGGTTATGGCTTCTACGACTCCTTCTATAACCCATACGGATACGGTGGTTACTACGGCGGCGGAAATGGCTGGTATAACCGCGGTGTAGCTATTGTGAACAACAACGGTAACATCGGGGCAGCCAGAAACCGTATGGTAGGTGCTCGTGGTACAGACCGGCGGGATCGTTACAACGATAATTTCGTAAATTCACCTCGTTCGGGCAATACGAACAGCGGTGGTCGTCGTGCTTCTGGGTATGACTCACCTTCTTATTCTAGCAACCGTGACCGCAGTGGAACCTCGGCTAGTGGCCGTGCCAATAACAGCGGAAGCTATTATTACGCAAACCCGAACAACGCAGGTGGCCGGACAAGTGGCGGAAGCTACAACAACTCAGGCTCAACGGATACTTACTACTCGCGTCCTCGTAACACCGAATCGCGGGGTAATAGCCGGGGAACCTATACCGCTGCGCCTCGGAGCAATGACGGTAGCAACTACCGGTATAGCGCACCGCAGCAGCAATCGCAAAGCTATAGCCGTCCAAGCTATGAATCGCGTGGAAGCTCAAACAGCAATTCACAGCCTTCATACAGTCCATCAAGAACGCAATCGCAGCCTTCTTACAGCGCTCCTACTCCATCCTACTCAGGTGGCAGCCGTGGAGGTGGAGGTAGCTCATCCGGTGGTGGTGGCGGTTATTCAGGTGGTAGCTCACGCGGACCCCGTTAA
- a CDS encoding PorV/PorQ family protein: MKKEISLLGLLLTTGVAFGQYAGDAFRYSEIQQTGTARFRSLGGNHAALGGDASTTFGNPAGLGFYNRSEFSISPSLSITNTESNYLGNQTPSVSKTNPNIGHFGLVLAGNSQNENRRWRRTALGVTYSRQVNLHNSFSYQGRNNNSSIADAFAADATQQGYSSAYLDSQFNQSSREANFLTAAAYQLYLFNPTLRANPNDDGAPYSRYDVGYPNADFPTVRRDNAFDQRETFTSSGAHNQWTFSYAGNYDDKLYIGASLGLTRLRYEYNTIYRENAVGGNIIGEINRNEDLSVTGSGINFSLGAIWKADDKLQLGASVTSPTFTSVRETFNQSLSTDIIGVPRIENGNPVLFVPDDQNISVLPNDFEYDLTSPLRAMAGATYFLGEKKVGFLTATAEYVGYAGMRVRTNVYNSQDNLDFRNDVKAEVQNTYNNVVNFRAGAEFRFGLLRVRGGVAYNPNPYKQTFDALARSDRDKLIYSAGLGVRNDRFFADLAGSFVNFKSAQQPYTVQNGPSALITNQQTNAMLTLGVLF, translated from the coding sequence ATGAAGAAGGAAATAAGTCTTTTGGGGTTGCTTCTAACAACAGGAGTAGCCTTCGGCCAGTACGCTGGTGATGCTTTTCGATACTCAGAAATTCAACAAACGGGAACGGCCCGGTTTCGAAGCTTAGGCGGTAATCACGCGGCGCTTGGTGGTGATGCCAGTACTACTTTTGGTAACCCAGCTGGACTTGGTTTTTACAATCGCTCTGAATTCAGCATAAGCCCATCCCTTTCCATTACCAATACGGAAAGCAATTACCTGGGCAACCAAACACCGTCTGTTTCAAAAACCAATCCGAACATTGGTCATTTTGGATTAGTCCTGGCTGGCAACTCACAGAATGAGAACCGCCGTTGGCGTCGCACTGCCCTTGGCGTTACGTATTCGCGGCAGGTGAATCTGCACAATTCATTCTCGTATCAAGGGCGCAACAACAACAGTTCCATTGCCGACGCCTTCGCGGCTGATGCAACGCAACAAGGGTATAGTTCAGCGTATTTGGATAGTCAATTTAATCAGTCATCGAGAGAAGCCAATTTTTTGACGGCGGCCGCTTACCAGCTTTACCTGTTTAATCCGACCTTAAGGGCAAACCCAAATGACGATGGGGCTCCTTATAGTCGTTATGACGTGGGTTATCCAAATGCTGATTTTCCAACGGTTCGCCGAGATAATGCATTTGACCAGCGCGAAACGTTTACCTCAAGCGGTGCGCATAATCAGTGGACGTTTTCTTATGCCGGGAATTACGATGATAAGCTCTACATCGGTGCCTCGCTCGGCTTGACTCGTTTACGCTACGAGTACAACACAATTTACCGGGAAAACGCTGTGGGTGGTAACATAATTGGAGAAATCAACCGCAATGAGGATTTAAGCGTTACAGGTAGCGGGATCAACTTTTCGTTGGGTGCTATCTGGAAAGCGGACGATAAGCTGCAACTGGGCGCGAGTGTCACTAGTCCAACATTTACCAGCGTTCGGGAAACGTTCAACCAGTCTCTTTCGACGGATATTATTGGGGTTCCCCGGATTGAAAATGGCAACCCCGTTTTGTTTGTCCCTGATGACCAAAATATCTCGGTTCTCCCCAACGATTTTGAGTATGATTTGACGAGTCCTTTACGGGCAATGGCGGGTGCTACTTATTTTCTGGGCGAGAAAAAAGTTGGCTTTTTAACGGCCACCGCCGAATACGTTGGGTATGCGGGTATGCGGGTTCGTACGAATGTATACAACTCACAGGATAACCTCGATTTTCGCAATGACGTGAAGGCGGAGGTGCAGAATACCTACAACAACGTGGTTAATTTCCGGGCAGGCGCTGAGTTTCGTTTTGGTTTGCTACGCGTTCGCGGTGGGGTTGCCTATAATCCAAATCCATACAAGCAAACGTTTGATGCCCTGGCCCGTTCAGACCGCGATAAGTTGATTTATTCGGCTGGATTAGGCGTACGGAATGATCGTTTCTTTGCCGACCTGGCGGGGAGCTTTGTCAACTTTAAGTCTGCTCAGCAACCCTACACGGTACAGAATGGCCCCTCAGCTCTCATTACTAACCAACAAACGAATGCCATGCTGACCCTAGGCGTTCTGTTTTAA
- a CDS encoding shikimate kinase: MKNIFLVGLPSSGKSTLGKRLARELGYRFVDTDKLIIREEGRSISDIFRDNGEPYFRLVESRVLHTIKQGESLVVATGGGMPCFHDNMSYIKQMGLSVFLDVSPEVILERMHHHRADDRPLNRLDDPGLLENLRQKYTDRRPFYIQADIHVSGNADTATVLEKIGHHL; encoded by the coding sequence ATGAAGAATATATTTTTGGTGGGTCTACCTTCATCTGGGAAAAGCACCCTCGGCAAACGGCTGGCTCGTGAACTGGGCTATCGCTTTGTGGACACCGACAAGCTCATTATTCGGGAAGAGGGGAGAAGCATAAGCGATATTTTTCGGGACAATGGTGAGCCTTATTTTCGATTGGTTGAAAGTCGGGTATTGCATACGATCAAGCAGGGCGAGAGTCTGGTGGTAGCAACCGGTGGTGGAATGCCGTGCTTTCATGACAACATGAGCTACATCAAACAGATGGGACTTAGTGTTTTTCTGGATGTGTCGCCCGAGGTTATTCTAGAGCGCATGCATCATCATCGCGCGGATGATCGTCCTTTAAACCGCCTGGATGATCCGGGGTTACTAGAAAACCTTCGCCAGAAATACACCGACCGGCGTCCATTCTACATTCAGGCCGATATCCACGTTAGTGGAAATGCCGATACGGCTACTGTTCTGGAAAAAATTGGCCATCATCTATAA
- a CDS encoding BT_3928 family protein, with product MTTPTLAHSTTRKSPSWPRIIAQVARFIVALIFTFSGLIKINDPVGTEIKFGEYFEVFAEDLPAMAGFFHGLMPYALILSVFFCAAEVVLGVALLFSYRMRTTAWTLLALIVFFTFLTFYSAYFNKVTDCGCFGDAIKLKPWTSFGKDVFLLVLILIIIWQRKTFRKAQTGVLVLLAALASIGIGWYAIQHLPPIDLLPYAVGKNIPAQMLPSEPLRYSYILEKDGKEYELDKYPTDTTYHFKEMILLNEAAKPKITDYRIWNEEGDLTQETFKGANLFLIIKNATDINQASMPAIRRLLSGVGGKGVSAMILTSLGDDEINDFRHEYQLSVPVYKADATVLKTIVRSNPGLWLIKDGVVQGKWHHNDTPEAEEVIKLVK from the coding sequence ATGACAACCCCCACGCTAGCCCATTCAACGACACGCAAATCGCCGTCCTGGCCGCGAATTATCGCCCAGGTTGCCCGGTTTATTGTGGCGCTTATTTTTACTTTTTCAGGACTGATCAAAATCAACGATCCCGTTGGAACCGAAATAAAATTCGGAGAGTATTTTGAGGTCTTTGCGGAAGATTTGCCGGCAATGGCGGGCTTCTTCCACGGTCTGATGCCTTACGCTTTGATTTTGTCGGTGTTTTTCTGCGCGGCAGAAGTTGTGCTTGGCGTTGCACTGCTGTTTTCCTACCGGATGCGCACCACGGCCTGGACCTTACTGGCCCTCATTGTTTTCTTCACCTTTCTGACTTTTTACTCGGCCTACTTCAATAAAGTGACCGATTGTGGTTGCTTCGGAGATGCGATAAAGCTCAAACCGTGGACATCGTTTGGGAAAGATGTTTTTCTGCTGGTCTTAATTTTAATCATCATCTGGCAACGTAAAACCTTCCGAAAAGCGCAGACGGGTGTTCTGGTCTTGTTGGCCGCTTTGGCGTCTATCGGAATTGGCTGGTATGCCATTCAGCATCTACCGCCAATTGATTTACTGCCTTATGCCGTCGGTAAAAACATTCCGGCGCAGATGCTGCCTTCGGAACCGCTGCGTTATAGCTACATTCTGGAAAAGGATGGCAAGGAATATGAACTTGATAAATACCCGACCGATACAACCTACCATTTTAAAGAAATGATTTTGCTGAATGAAGCGGCAAAACCTAAAATTACGGATTATCGGATCTGGAACGAGGAAGGTGATTTGACGCAGGAGACCTTCAAAGGCGCTAACTTATTTCTGATTATTAAGAATGCTACAGACATCAACCAGGCATCGATGCCCGCTATCCGGCGCTTGCTGAGCGGAGTCGGAGGAAAAGGAGTTTCAGCCATGATCCTGACCTCCCTCGGTGATGATGAAATCAACGATTTCCGGCACGAATACCAGTTGTCTGTTCCTGTCTACAAAGCGGATGCAACCGTGCTAAAAACGATCGTTCGCTCGAATCCTGGCCTTTGGCTGATAAAGGACGGTGTTGTGCAGGGAAAATGGCACCATAATGATACACCTGAAGCGGAAGAAGTAATTAAACTGGTTAAATAA
- a CDS encoding DUF1599 domain-containing protein has product MLQTETQYRQVIQFCKEVFQKKNKDYGTAWRILRLPSITDQIFIKAQRIRTIQETGKQRVEEGVIPEFMGIINYCVMALIQIELQDFPQKDFENDELSALYDRQVNGVMELLFAKNHDYGEAWRDMRVSSMTDIILMKLLRTKQIEDNEGQTLISEGVDANYMDIINYAVFCLIKLGFTDTVQV; this is encoded by the coding sequence GTGCTGCAAACAGAAACTCAATATCGGCAAGTCATTCAATTCTGCAAAGAGGTTTTCCAGAAAAAGAACAAAGATTATGGCACGGCCTGGCGGATCCTTCGGCTGCCTTCCATCACCGACCAGATTTTTATAAAAGCGCAGCGCATTCGCACAATTCAGGAAACGGGGAAACAGCGCGTTGAAGAAGGCGTAATTCCTGAATTCATGGGCATTATTAATTACTGCGTCATGGCGCTGATCCAGATCGAATTGCAGGATTTTCCGCAAAAGGATTTTGAGAACGACGAGCTAAGTGCCCTATACGACCGGCAGGTCAACGGCGTTATGGAACTGCTCTTTGCTAAAAACCACGATTACGGAGAGGCCTGGCGCGACATGCGGGTCAGCTCCATGACGGATATCATCCTGATGAAGTTACTGAGGACGAAGCAGATTGAAGACAATGAAGGCCAGACGTTAATTTCAGAAGGCGTGGATGCCAATTACATGGATATCATTAATTACGCTGTTTTTTGTTTGATTAAGTTAGGTTTTACGGATACGGTTCAAGTATGA